The nucleotide window GGACGCTGGAGAAAGCTTTGGTTTCCTGCCCGAAACCGAACACATCCGCACCTCAGACTGGAAGGTCAGCCCGGCACCGCAGGATTTGCAGGACCGCCGGGTGGAGATCACTGGCCCCGTGGACCGCAAAATGGTGATCAATGCGCTGAACAGCGGCGCAAAAGTCTTCATGGCCGATTTTGAAGATGCCAACAGCCCCACCTGGGAGAACTGCATCCAGGGCCAGATCAATCTGAGAGACGCTGTTGCAAAAACCATCTCCTTTGAAGGATCCGGCAAAACCTACACCCTGAACGATGAAATCGCCACCCTGCTGGTCCGTCCCAGAGGCTGGCATCTGGACGAGAAACACCTGCTGTTCTTTGGCATCGAGGTTTCGGCCAGTCTGTTTGATTTCGGGCTGTACATCTTTCACAACCACGAGCAGCTGAAGAAAAACGGCACCGGAGCTTACTTTTACCTGCCCAAAATGGAAAGCCACCTGGAAGCCAGATTGTGGAACGATGTGTTCAAGTTTACGGAGGACCAGCTGGGGCTGGAACGGGGATTTATCCGGGCCACGGTGTTGATTGAAACCCTCCCTGCTGCCTTCGAGATGGAGGAAATCCTGTATGAACTGCGCGAGCACTCTGCAGGCCTGAACTGCGGACGCTGGGATTACATCTTCAGTGCGATCAAGAAACTGCGCTCCAGAAAAGACTTTATTTTGCCAGATCGGGGCAAGGTCACCATGAATGCCCACATGATGCGCTCTTACTCGAAGCTCGCCATTCAGACCTGCCACAAACGGGGAGCACACGCCATTGGCGGCATGAGTGCTTTCATTCCCGTCAAAAACGATGAGGAGGCCAATAAAAAAGCCTTCGAGCAGGTGCGTATGGACAAAGAACGCGAAGCCGGAGACGGACACGACGGCACCTGGGTGGCCCACCCCGGCATGGTGCAAATCGCAAAAGAGGTCTTTGACCGCCTGATGCCCGAAGCCAACCAGCTTTCCAGGATTCCAGAAGCGCAGATCACCGTGCAGGACTTGCTGACCGTTCCAGAAGGGACCATCACCGAACAGGGGCTCAGGCAGAACATCAATGTGGGCATCCAGTACATCTGGTTCTGGCTCTCAGGATCTGGAGCAGCACCCATCAACAACCTGATGGAAGACGCGGCCACAGCAGAAATTTCCAGAACGCAGGTCTGGCAATGGATGCAGCACGGGGCACAACTGGAAGACGGGCGCACCGTGACGCAAGAACTGGCCCAGCAGATCCTGCAAGAAGAACTCGAAAAACTGGGGGAGAAGTACCAGAAAGCTGCAGACCTGTTCTGGAAAGTGGCCTGCACCACCCCCCTGATCGACTTCCTCACCGTGCCGGGTTACGAGCTTCTGGCCTGACATGGACGCCCGGACCCTGACCGAACAGGTGCTGAAACGCTGTGAACTGCTGTCCCACTGCACCGATGTGCCGGGACAGGTTCACCGGTTGTTTCTGTCTTCCGCCACCCGTGCCGCCCACCGTTACCTCACAGACTGGATGAAAGAAGCCGGTCTGGAGGTGCGCGTTGACCCCATCGGCAACGTGCGGGGCATCAAACGCAGCAAGAACCCGCAGGCCAGGACCTTTCTGGTGGCCTCCCACATCGACACCGTGCCAAATGCAGGCAAATATGACGGCACGCTGGGTGTCCTGATGGGCATTGCCCTGGCAGGGCTTTTCAGAGCAGAGGACCTGCAGCACCACCTGGAAATCGTGGCTTTCAGCGAGGAAGAAGGGGTCAGGTTTCAGCAGCCTTTTCTGGGATCAAGCGTGCTGGCAGGCACCTTCCAGTCCGACTGGCTCAAGAAAAAAGACTTTGAAAACCAGAGCCTGTCAGAAACCCTTTTCAAATGGGACCTGGACCAGAACCGCATCCCCATTGAGGCTTTTGAACCCAGAGAACTGCTGGGGTACCTGGAAATCCACATCGAACAGGGACCCGTGCTGGCAGACCAGAACCTTCCTGTGGGCGTGGTCAGTGGGATTGTCGGCCAGAGCCGCCTGAACCTGACTTTTCTGGGTCAGGCTGGACACGCCGGAACCACCCCCATGCCCCTGCGCAAAGATGCCCTGACTGGAGCGGCAGAATTCATCTGCTGGACCGAGGAATACGCCCTGAGCAACCCCGGTCTGGTCGCCACGGTGGGCAAAGTGGAGGTGAGGCCCAACACCAGCAACGTGATCCCCGAACAGGTCACCGTCAGCCTGGATGTGCGCCACCTCTCCGACGAGAAGCGCGTGACCGCCGTGCAGGAACTGCTGCACCAGGCCCACATGATCTGCCAGAAAAGAAACCTCGGGCTGCAACACGAATTCCCCCTGGACCAGCAGGCCGTGATCTGCGAGGACCGTTTCATGGAGGCCCTGCTGGACGCCTGCAAATTCTGTGGATTGCCCGAATTCACCCTGCCCAGCGGAGCAGGACATGATGCAATGGTGCTGGCGAAAGTCACGGACATTGCCATGCTGTTCGTGCGCTCACCCAATGCCATCAGCCACCACCCCTCTGAAACCGTAGAGCCCGAAGATGTTGAGGCCGCCCTGAAAGCATCAGGGCATTTCCTGAGCCAGATCCTGAGGTGAACCATGCAAAGACTGGGCTTCACAAGATCCAAGATCCGCAGCAACTACACCCTGCACACCCCCGATGCCTTCGTGCGCGCCCCCCTGCCAGGGATGCAGAATGCAACAGCCATCGTGCACATCTCCCCCCACCTGGGCGCAAAATTCACCCAGTACACTGCAGAACTGCAGGCCGGCGGCCGTCTGGGCACGTTGCCTGCAGGATTCAGCCGTTTTGTGTACGTGCATGGCGGGGAAGTCAAACTCACGCTGGGCACCGACCAGCGCACCCTCAAATCCGCCAGTTACGCTTGCTTTCCCCCTGGTCTGTCCCACGACCTGCACTCTGATGAACCCGCCCGCATGACCGTGATTGAAAAACCTTACATGCCGCTGGGAGAAATCCCACCTCCCCCATTTGTGATCGGAAATGCTGCTGAGGTTCTGGTCAAACCCCTCCCTGGCGAGGACCGCATTGATTTGCAAACCCTGCTCCCGGACCACCCTGCTTTTGACTTTGCAGTCAACGTGATGACCTATCCTCCGGGCGTGACCCTCCCCTTTGTGGAAATTCACGTGATGGAACATGGTCTGGTGATGCTGCAGGGCGAAGGGGTCTACCTGCTGAATGAGGACCACCATGCGGTCAAAGCTGGAGATGTCATTTACATGGCCCCTTACTGCCCCCAGTGGTTCACCTCCTCCAACGGAGTGAGCGGGTATCTGATTTACAAGGATGTGAACCGGCACCCGCATGTGTAGCCCTCACAATTGTTGCGCTCTGGAGATGGCTGCCACGTCAGATCCCCTTTGCTTTTGAAGATCACTTGCCTGTGGGTTTCCCCTGCTTTTGCGCTCTGGAGATGGCTGCCACGTCAGATCCTCCTGCTTCTCGCTTTGCTCGAAGGTTCCCCCTTAACGAAGGGGGATTGGTCTAGGCCTACATCAATCCCCCAACGCTGACGGGGGACCGCGCCAAACGCAGTGAGGCGCAGGGGGATCTGACCCTCAGCACTCCCAAACGCACACCCCCCTCCAACAGAACCCACCCCCCAGAGGACCCCCAATGACCCACACCCCACTGAACATCGACCTGGACACCCTGATGCTGGAACTGGAAGAGCTGGCGGCTTTCAGTGACACCCCTGCCCCGTCGGTGACGCGGGTGCTCTGGACCGAAACCGACCAGAAAGCCAGATCTTACCTGAAAACCCGGATTGAGCAGGCCGGGTTTTCCTGGCGGGAAGATGCCACCGGGAACATCTTTGCCACCTTTGAAGGGAAGCAGCCCAGATTGCCAAAGGTGGGCACAGGTTCCCACATCGATGCCATCCCACACGCCGGAAAATACGATGGCACTGTGGGCGTTCTGGGAGGCCTGGAAGCCATGCGGACCTTGAAACGCTCAGGTTTTCAGCCCAGAAGGTCCATTGAACTGCTCATCTTCAATGCAGAGGAACCCACCCGCTTTGGGGTGGGCTGTCTGGGGTCCAGAATGCTCAGCGGTGCCCTGAAACCCGAAGAAGCCCTGAAGTTCAGGGATCAGGAGGGCCTGTCTTTCGAGGAGGCCCGACAGCAGGGCGGGTTCTCAGGAGACCTCAACCAGATCAGACTCCACGAGAATTACTTTTTTGCCTTTGTGGAACTGCACATCGAGCAGATGCCGAACCTGGAAAAACAGGGGCTTCCGATTGGGGTGGTGACGGCCATTGCTGCCCCCAGCAGTTTCAAACTGCACCTCACCGGGCAGGGGGGTCACGCAGGTGCCGTCCTGATGCCTGACCGCAAGGATGCTTTTCTGGCTGCCAGTGAAATCGCCCTGTGCATCGAGCAGGCCGTCAAAGACCACGGCAGCATCGACACAGTGGGCACCGTGGGGCTGGTCAACGTGTATCCCAACGCCATCAACAGCATCCCCAGCAAGGTGGATCTGGGCGTGGATTTAAGGGACATCGATGCAGACCGCAGAGACCGGGTGCTGCAAGCCCTTTTGCAGGCTGCAGAGGACATCTGCCTGAAGCGGGGCATCAAACTGGAACTGGAAATGCTCAACCAGGACCCCCCCGCAAAATCCGACCCCATGCTGGTCAGAACCATTCAGAAGAACTGCGAAAATCTGGGGATTGCGTACCAGAACATGGTCTCCCGCGCTTACCATGACAGCCTGTTCATGGCCCGCATTGCTCCCACGGCCATGGTGTTCATTCCCTGCAAGGACGGCATCAGCCACAGACCGGACGAGTACAGCAGTCCAGAGCACATCAGGATCGGGGTGGAGGTGCTGGCGGGGGTGCTCAGGGATCTGGGGGAGGTTTGACTTTCCCCCCCACACCCCCTAAACTACCTTAACTTTGGCGTTCCCCTCGCTGAAAATGCCCTGCCCATGAGGAAAAACATGGGGCTGTTCCTGCCTTCTGAAGTTCTTCTGGAAACGCGCTCCCCCCACCTGTGTGGTGAAAGGAGTTGGAATGTTGAACTTTGCGAACCTTAAAACGCTGGACCGCGAACTGTTTGTGCGTGAACTCGGGTGGCTGTTCGAGCACTCCCCCTGGGTGGTTGAGCGGGCCACAAAATACCTGCCCTTCAAGGACCTGGAAGGAATGCTGTGGGCTTTCAAACTGGTCTTGCAGGATGCCACCCTGGAAGAACAACTCGCCCTGATCCGGGCGCACCCTGACCTTGCCACCAAAGCCAAATTGACAGATGCCTCGCAGCATGAGCAGGGCAGTCTGGGGCTGGACCGTCTGGATCCGGAGCGTTTTGAGCTGTTCCAGAAACTCAACAATGCCTACAAATCGCGTTTTGGTTTTCCCTTTATCATTGCCGTCAAAGACAACACCGTGGATTCGATCCTGCAGGCTTTCGAGGTGCGCCTGATGAACGATGCCGATTCTGAACGCAGAGAGGCCATTGGGCAGATTGAACGCATCGTGTACCACCGACTGAAAGGGGCGCTCAGTGACACTGTTTGAACTGGAAGACCGTGTGAAAAAGGACCTGGAGTTGCTGCGTTATCCGGCCCGCGACTGGATTCCTGAAACCCCGGACACGCTGGATGTTTTGATCATTGGAGGAGGTCAGGCAGGTCTGACCATTGCGTTTGGCCTGCTGCGAGAACGGGTAAACCGCATTCTGGTGCTGGATGAGCACCCCGAGGGCCAGGAGGGGGTGTGGGAGAACTTTGCCCGCATGCGCACCCTGCGCACCCCCAAACACCTGACCGGGCCAGATCTGGGCATTCCCAGCCTGACCTTTCAGGCCTACTTTGAGGCCCGTTTTTCTGAGGAGGAGTACAGGAACATGGGGAAAATTCCCCGCCCGCTCTGGATGGAGTACCTGCGCTGGTTCCGGCACATGACGGGTGTTCCGGTGGAAAACCAGTCCAAAGTGCAAAAAATCATTCCGCTGGACCAGGGGTTCGAGGTGGTGTACAGAACCCCGGAGGGCATCCAGTCGCACCGGGCCAGAAGGGTGGTGTGGGCCACCGGAATGGGTGGGGCAGGCCTCTGGAAGAACCCGGAGTATGCTGCAGCGCTTCCCAGAACCCACTGCGCCCACACCTGCGAGGAGATCGATTTTGAGCATCTTGCAGGAAAAAGGGTGGGGGTGCTTGGGGCGGGAGCAAGTGCTTTTGACAATGCCGGAAGTGCGCTGGAAGCCGGGGCAAAAGTGGACCTGTACATGCGCCAGAAGGCTTTCCCAAACGTGAATTACTACCGCTTCTTCGAGTTCACCGGGTTTCTGAAGCACACCGCAGACCTCCCCGATGAACAGAAACTGCAGTGGCTGAAATTCCTGCTGGCCCCTCAACCGCCCACAGAGGACAATGTTTCTCGCACCCGCAACCATCCCGCTTTCACCTTGCATCCGTCCTGCAACTGGAAGTCTGCCCGCTTTGAGGAGGGGCAGGTGGTGGTGGACACCGATCTGGGCGAGGAGCGTTTTGATTTTGTGATTTTCGGAACGGGATTTCAGGTGAACCCACGGGTGCGCCCGGAATTTAAGCTGTTCCGCGAGTTCATCCTGACCTGGGGCGACAGATACCCCCTGCAGGGCGATGTTGCAGAGTTTTACCCGTACCTGGGACCAGATTATGCTTTTCAGGAAACCCAGCCTGGATGCTGCCCACCGCTCAAGCACCTGTACGACTTCACGTTTGGAGCCACAGCCAGCATGGGCCTGAGTGGAGCGTCCATTTCCAGCATGAAGTACGCTGTTCCCCGCCTGATCGACAGCATCACCAGAAGCTTCTATCTGGAAGATGCAGAGCATTTCCTCAACCGCGTGAAACTCTATGCGGACGAGGAGGTCACATGGCCGGTCTGACCACCCACGTGCTGGACCTGACCCTGGGGGTGCCTGCAGAGAATCTGGTGCTGAGGCTTTACCGCTGGGCTGAACACCGGGAACTGATCAAAGAGGTGTCCACCAATGCAGATGGTCGCACCTCTGAACCTTTGCTTGCCCCGGAGGAACTGACCCTGGGCAGCTATGAACTGGAATTTGATGTGCTGGAGTACCACAATGCTGCTGGCATCACGGGTGGGTTCCTGACGGTGGTGCCCATCCGGTTTCATGTCACGGACCTGAGCCGCCATTACCATGTGCCCCTGATGCTTTCGGCATTTGGGTACAGCACGTATCGGGGGTCTTGAATGCTGGATTTGCTGGTCAGAAATGCAGTGCTTCCTGGTGGCGAGAAGCTGGACATTGGCGTTCAGGATGAGAAAATTTCCGTGCTCTCCCCTGAAGTGGAGGAAGACGCAGAGCTCGTTCTGGATGCAGAGGGATTGACCCTCCTGAGTGGTGTGATTGACATGCACGTGCATTTCAACGAACCCGGGAACACACACTGGGAAGGGGTTTTCACAGGATCAAGGGCCTTTGCAGCCGGGGGAGGGTGCGTCTTTGTGGACATGCCCCTCAATTCCATCCCGGCCACACTGGACATGGCCAGCCTGAACTTCAAAAAAGAGGCCATGAAGCAATCCCAGACCGATTATGCGCTCTGGGGCGGCCTCACCCCCATCAACCTGGACCAGATGGAAGAACTCGCTGCGGGGGGCGTGATTGGCTTCAAGGCTTTCATGAGCGATTCGGGCCTGCCTGAATTCCAGAATGCCAGTCCTGGCGTGCTGCATAGGGGCATGGAGATCGCAGCCAAACTGGGCCTCCCGGTGGCGGTGCATGCCGAGGATCCCCAGCATCTGGGGGCCTACCATGGCCTGACCGATTTCGCGCAGTCCAGACCCACCCAGGCAGAGAACAGTGCCGTGCAGATTGCGCTGGACATTGCAAAAGACACCGGGTGTCACCTGCATCTGGTTCACCTCTCCAATGTGGAAGCCGTGATGCTGGCCCTCAACGCCAGAGAGCAGGGCGTGAAAGTCAGCATCGAAACCTGCCCCCATTACCTGTTTTTCAACGAGCAGGATTTGCTGGACCAGGGGGTGGTTCTCAAATGTGCCCCTCCCTTGAGGCCAGAGGTGGACCGCCGAATGCTCCTGAAAGCTGTGGAGAAAGGCTGGGTGGATGTGATCGGCTCAGACCACTCGCCTGCACCACCAGACATGAAAAGGGGCGATTTTGCTGCAGCCTGGGGCGGCATTTCCAGTGTGCAGACCACTTTAAGCGTGCTGCTCACC belongs to Deinococcus roseus and includes:
- the aceB gene encoding malate synthase A, producing MTLLAQAPEAFREILSPEALEFLQKLHVEFNARRLDLLQRREDRKLRLDAGESFGFLPETEHIRTSDWKVSPAPQDLQDRRVEITGPVDRKMVINALNSGAKVFMADFEDANSPTWENCIQGQINLRDAVAKTISFEGSGKTYTLNDEIATLLVRPRGWHLDEKHLLFFGIEVSASLFDFGLYIFHNHEQLKKNGTGAYFYLPKMESHLEARLWNDVFKFTEDQLGLERGFIRATVLIETLPAAFEMEEILYELREHSAGLNCGRWDYIFSAIKKLRSRKDFILPDRGKVTMNAHMMRSYSKLAIQTCHKRGAHAIGGMSAFIPVKNDEEANKKAFEQVRMDKEREAGDGHDGTWVAHPGMVQIAKEVFDRLMPEANQLSRIPEAQITVQDLLTVPEGTITEQGLRQNINVGIQYIWFWLSGSGAAPINNLMEDAATAEISRTQVWQWMQHGAQLEDGRTVTQELAQQILQEELEKLGEKYQKAADLFWKVACTTPLIDFLTVPGYELLA
- a CDS encoding allantoate amidohydrolase translates to MDARTLTEQVLKRCELLSHCTDVPGQVHRLFLSSATRAAHRYLTDWMKEAGLEVRVDPIGNVRGIKRSKNPQARTFLVASHIDTVPNAGKYDGTLGVLMGIALAGLFRAEDLQHHLEIVAFSEEEGVRFQQPFLGSSVLAGTFQSDWLKKKDFENQSLSETLFKWDLDQNRIPIEAFEPRELLGYLEIHIEQGPVLADQNLPVGVVSGIVGQSRLNLTFLGQAGHAGTTPMPLRKDALTGAAEFICWTEEYALSNPGLVATVGKVEVRPNTSNVIPEQVTVSLDVRHLSDEKRVTAVQELLHQAHMICQKRNLGLQHEFPLDQQAVICEDRFMEALLDACKFCGLPEFTLPSGAGHDAMVLAKVTDIAMLFVRSPNAISHHPSETVEPEDVEAALKASGHFLSQILR
- the allE gene encoding (S)-ureidoglycine aminohydrolase, with protein sequence MQRLGFTRSKIRSNYTLHTPDAFVRAPLPGMQNATAIVHISPHLGAKFTQYTAELQAGGRLGTLPAGFSRFVYVHGGEVKLTLGTDQRTLKSASYACFPPGLSHDLHSDEPARMTVIEKPYMPLGEIPPPPFVIGNAAEVLVKPLPGEDRIDLQTLLPDHPAFDFAVNVMTYPPGVTLPFVEIHVMEHGLVMLQGEGVYLLNEDHHAVKAGDVIYMAPYCPQWFTSSNGVSGYLIYKDVNRHPHV
- a CDS encoding M20 family metallo-hydrolase, whose amino-acid sequence is MTHTPLNIDLDTLMLELEELAAFSDTPAPSVTRVLWTETDQKARSYLKTRIEQAGFSWREDATGNIFATFEGKQPRLPKVGTGSHIDAIPHAGKYDGTVGVLGGLEAMRTLKRSGFQPRRSIELLIFNAEEPTRFGVGCLGSRMLSGALKPEEALKFRDQEGLSFEEARQQGGFSGDLNQIRLHENYFFAFVELHIEQMPNLEKQGLPIGVVTAIAAPSSFKLHLTGQGGHAGAVLMPDRKDAFLAASEIALCIEQAVKDHGSIDTVGTVGLVNVYPNAINSIPSKVDLGVDLRDIDADRRDRVLQALLQAAEDICLKRGIKLELEMLNQDPPAKSDPMLVRTIQKNCENLGIAYQNMVSRAYHDSLFMARIAPTAMVFIPCKDGISHRPDEYSSPEHIRIGVEVLAGVLRDLGEV
- the uraD gene encoding 2-oxo-4-hydroxy-4-carboxy-5-ureidoimidazoline decarboxylase: MLNFANLKTLDRELFVRELGWLFEHSPWVVERATKYLPFKDLEGMLWAFKLVLQDATLEEQLALIRAHPDLATKAKLTDASQHEQGSLGLDRLDPERFELFQKLNNAYKSRFGFPFIIAVKDNTVDSILQAFEVRLMNDADSERREAIGQIERIVYHRLKGALSDTV
- a CDS encoding NAD(P)-binding domain-containing protein; protein product: MTLFELEDRVKKDLELLRYPARDWIPETPDTLDVLIIGGGQAGLTIAFGLLRERVNRILVLDEHPEGQEGVWENFARMRTLRTPKHLTGPDLGIPSLTFQAYFEARFSEEEYRNMGKIPRPLWMEYLRWFRHMTGVPVENQSKVQKIIPLDQGFEVVYRTPEGIQSHRARRVVWATGMGGAGLWKNPEYAAALPRTHCAHTCEEIDFEHLAGKRVGVLGAGASAFDNAGSALEAGAKVDLYMRQKAFPNVNYYRFFEFTGFLKHTADLPDEQKLQWLKFLLAPQPPTEDNVSRTRNHPAFTLHPSCNWKSARFEEGQVVVDTDLGEERFDFVIFGTGFQVNPRVRPEFKLFREFILTWGDRYPLQGDVAEFYPYLGPDYAFQETQPGCCPPLKHLYDFTFGATASMGLSGASISSMKYAVPRLIDSITRSFYLEDAEHFLNRVKLYADEEVTWPV
- the uraH gene encoding hydroxyisourate hydrolase is translated as MAGLTTHVLDLTLGVPAENLVLRLYRWAEHRELIKEVSTNADGRTSEPLLAPEELTLGSYELEFDVLEYHNAAGITGGFLTVVPIRFHVTDLSRHYHVPLMLSAFGYSTYRGS
- the allB gene encoding allantoinase AllB, producing MLDLLVRNAVLPGGEKLDIGVQDEKISVLSPEVEEDAELVLDAEGLTLLSGVIDMHVHFNEPGNTHWEGVFTGSRAFAAGGGCVFVDMPLNSIPATLDMASLNFKKEAMKQSQTDYALWGGLTPINLDQMEELAAGGVIGFKAFMSDSGLPEFQNASPGVLHRGMEIAAKLGLPVAVHAEDPQHLGAYHGLTDFAQSRPTQAENSAVQIALDIAKDTGCHLHLVHLSNVEAVMLALNAREQGVKVSIETCPHYLFFNEQDLLDQGVVLKCAPPLRPEVDRRMLLKAVEKGWVDVIGSDHSPAPPDMKRGDFAAAWGGISSVQTTLSVLLTLGLTFEQIGKLLSEHPAQVLGMAGKGKLQVGLDADFFLLDPAQKVLTPGELHDRHRLSPYLSHPLRGRVLYNFVRGHPVYERGQFSSFTPKHIQRSQNLSEGQWH